Within Deinococcus wulumuqiensis R12, the genomic segment TCTTGCCCCCCCCCTTCCTTCCCTCACGAGGAACCCACCATGACCGACGAATCTAGGACAGCTGGCGCGAGCGCGGGCCGCCGCACCTTCCTGCGCGGTCTGGCCGGCACCGCCGTCGCCGCGAGCTTCGGTGACGCCTTCGGCCTCGGCGGTGCCGGGGTGCCGGTCGGCCAGCAGGGGTCGGTGCTCGACCTCGCCGCCACTGCCGAGGCGCTGTCCGTCACCCTGTACGCGCAGGTGCTCAGCCGGGGCAGCTTCGTCCTGACCCCGGACACCGCCGACGACCTGCGCGGCGTGCTCGCTGCCGAGGCGCACCACCTTGAACTGTTGCGCTCGCTGGGGGGCCGCCCGCTGACCACCACGTTCGCCCTGCCCCCCCAGCTGCTGACCGACGCGGGTGTCTTTGCCGACACCGCACTCGAACTGGAACAGATTTCGACCAGCGCCTACCTCGGCGCGACCCACCAGCTGGCCGCGACCCAGCCCGAACTCGCCGCGACGATGGCGCAGCTCGCCGCGAGCGAGGCGCAGCACCTCACCCTGCTCTCGCAGCTCAGCGGGTACGGTCCCTTCCGTGACACGCTGCCCGCCGCGACCTTTCGCCGTATGGCCGACACCGCTCCGGCTCTGGCGCCCTATCTTAAGACCAGCCAGGGCCAGGGCAGCCCCCTGCCGACCGACGCCGACGTGCGCCGCGTCCTGGGCACCCGCCCGGTGCCGCGTGGCGAGGCGTTCGTGCAGCTCTACCGCCCCGCGCCTGGGCGCTGAGGCCGCCCGCTCTCCTCTCCGCCTGCGGCCCCTGGGCTGACGGGCGGTTTACCGTCTCTTTTCGCCTTTCCCTTCCCCAGTCTGTTCACCCAAAGGACGTGTGCCCATGACCCAGCCTTCTGCCCCGACCGACCTCGACCGCCAGGTCCTCGACTTTCTGCAACGCGCCTTCGATGTGGTGCGCTCCGGTGACGCCGCCGAACTCGGGCAAATGCTCGACCAGGGCCTGCCGGTCAACATCCGCAACCAGAAGGGCGACACCCTGCTGATGCTCGCCACCTACCACGGCCACCTTGACGCGACCCGGCTGCTGCTCTCGCGCGGCGCCGATGCCAGCGTCGCCAACGACATGGGCCAGACGCCCCTGCAAGCCGCCGCCTTCAAGGGCGAGGTGCCGATGGTGCGCCTGCTGCTCGACCACGGCGCCGACGTGGAAAGCCGGGGACCGACGGGCCGCACCGCCCTGATGTTCGCGGCGATGTTCGAGCGCCTCGACATCATGGAGTTGCTGGTCGAACGTGGCGCCGACCTGCGGGCCAGGGACGAGGCGGGCACCACCCCGCTGGACGCCGCCCGCACCATGAACGCGCAGGAGGCGGTCCGCTGGCTGGAGCAGCGGCTGGCCGCTGACCCGGCCTGATACGGATTCCGCTTCATTCCTGCACAGTCGGGCCTATACAGTTGGGAAGGCGCCGCCTGTGCATCCATATCGCAGAATCCG encodes:
- a CDS encoding ferritin-like domain-containing protein translates to MTDESRTAGASAGRRTFLRGLAGTAVAASFGDAFGLGGAGVPVGQQGSVLDLAATAEALSVTLYAQVLSRGSFVLTPDTADDLRGVLAAEAHHLELLRSLGGRPLTTTFALPPQLLTDAGVFADTALELEQISTSAYLGATHQLAATQPELAATMAQLAASEAQHLTLLSQLSGYGPFRDTLPAATFRRMADTAPALAPYLKTSQGQGSPLPTDADVRRVLGTRPVPRGEAFVQLYRPAPGR
- a CDS encoding ankyrin repeat domain-containing protein, which codes for MTQPSAPTDLDRQVLDFLQRAFDVVRSGDAAELGQMLDQGLPVNIRNQKGDTLLMLATYHGHLDATRLLLSRGADASVANDMGQTPLQAAAFKGEVPMVRLLLDHGADVESRGPTGRTALMFAAMFERLDIMELLVERGADLRARDEAGTTPLDAARTMNAQEAVRWLEQRLAADPA